Genomic DNA from Podospora pseudoanserina strain CBS 124.78 chromosome 4, whole genome shotgun sequence:
tcttctttgtACGTGCAGAAAGCGTATGGGCGGCGCGGTTGGTGACGCTCGACTTCGGTACACCACGCCAGGGTCTGACATTGAAAGGCATCCTTCCGGAAGCCGGTCGACTCATtcgagggggtggatgatctCGAAGAGACCGGTGTTGGGAGAGTGGCAGCGACGGCGGTCTTGTTCCTGGTTGTAGAGCTGACGCTAAACTTGGCAAACGTATCGAAAAAGGCGCGGGTGCGCTTGGTCGGCCAGGTGCTCCGGCGATAGAGCAGTGGAAAGTCAATCGTGGCGCCGCCGGCAAGGTCCGTGGTGAGAGGTATGTTCTTGTTCTGGCGGTGGAATTCACTGATGCATTCATCGACGCTCTTCCCAAGCATTCCCAGCATGATGGCGATCAAACCTCCGACACTGGTACCCGCGATGTAGTCAAAGTAGTGGCACGGTAGATATTGATCTTCCCTGAAGACGTCTTCGGGGATTTGATCGCGGGGTATCCGCTCAGTCTGGGCGCTCGATGAGGCGCGCGGGTCAAGGTCTTGCTCAACCCGCGCAATCTCCTGCATCAGCGCCTGCAGAACTATCAGAGACGAGTACCCCTTGAtaccgccgccgtcgagggtCAGAATAAGCTTTTTGGACCATGGCGTGGATGTGACATTAAGTTCGGGCGACTGGATACCGGCCCCGGAAGCGGAGCGGGCGCTGGTGACATCGCTGGTGGGGGAAGGTTTCGGGATGGCTATCGTGACGCGGTTCGCGGTCGGGACTCGACGTGCGGCCGGCCTGGTTCGAAGCGACGACACCTTTTTTGGTAACGGAGGACGTGgctcgtcttcctcttgagGAGCGCTGACGACGTCTGTCATCTCGAGAGCGAAAGAGTCACACACTCTGTTCTTTGGTAGCTCGCGCTGTGGcaagaggttgttgaagaagtggAAGATTGCTTCGGTGAGAAAAACAGTGGTATTTCAATGACGTTAGGCGGGCTGGGGAACGCCCAGGATGATTCTGGTGTGATTACCAAGGCATGGCCCGGCCTGCTGACACTCCCGGGCCAGCCTCAAACCAGCCACGCCGCGGTGGCTCCCACGCTTCCCACGCTCTCGTTCTGGAGGCCCTTGGCTgttggttgtgtgtgtggtcgTGTGTGGTCACTTCTGGACTCACCGGACAAGGTGTGCTCCGGTGTCCCGGTGCAAGCCGTGGCGAGGCTTGGCAAGGCTCAGATGTGCAGAGATGTCATTCGCCGCGAGAAGAGGGTCTCACGTGGGTGTGTTGTGCAGTAGTGATACTGGTGATGATATCGGAAACTGGCGGCTTGCTAAGAAGGCGTGTAGGTGACTCACGAAGTAGGTAAAGTCAGGTGAAGTGTTGACTGGGGAGACCTGCAGGAACGAGAAGAGCCTAGACGTACTCTTGTAATGTCGATAAAGCTGTGCTCCAAAATGCGAGTATGCAGTGTAACGCTGCTGTATACAGACTGACTCTGAGCAGTGCCTCGTTCAGGCAGATTGACAGTTTGAAGTTCTTGGGGATCAAGATGCAGGAAACTGATTGGGCGCATTTCGACGACTGAATGAACGACCACAACAGCAGTTGCTAGCACCAGCAAATCAGCGCTGCTGCCTGAGCCAGTGGAGCAGGCCTGTCACTTCAGCCCTTCAAGACGCATGCCTTCCTTTGATCTTTCAAAGCCTTTTTACTTTTGCTGGAGGCTTTTTTACTTTCCAAAGGCATTCTTGCTCTTTCCAAAGGCCTACCTTGCTTGGAAGGCATCGTCAACTGCAACCATGGAAGCCGCAGGGGGgatcatctccctcacctgGGACGTCTTCGACAGCACCATCAGAGGTGTGTACACGTTCATGACTCTTTAGTTGACTAACAAACACGCCTCTTTGGAATATTATAGGGGCCTGTTCGTCATGCAAATAGGCCTAAAACTATGAAGCTCAAGTGGCTTTGTATCATTGAAACACGTGGTTGGATAGCGTATAGATCTATTGGCATGACGACCAGGCCTTGTTTTCTCCAAACCACACGCGTCAGCAAAACTAACAAAGGCCTAGTGTTCCGGTTCCTCACGGCCATGGTTGAGATGCCAAGAGACTGCGAGAAATATAGGCTGCAGTTGGTCATCGAATACAACCGCGTCCTGGCCTGGGGTAAGGCGGCCGGCCTCATCGATGTGCCCGAAGGCTCGACTCTGGGTACCGTACTGGGAGCCGAAGGTATCGAGCTTGCAGCTATACTCGCCCGTATACAGTGGCTGCTCTCTGAGTTCCGTGACTACAATGCCCGGTACGGCAATGAGCTCAACCCATACGTCtatgacgaggatggcaagCAAATAGCAAAAGAAATTAGGGGCTTGGAGCGAGACGAGGAGAAGCGAGCGTCTATCGACGAAACGGATACAACCTCGGCCGCAGATGCCGACATTGTGAAGGATGTCTCGGCTTTGGCGGTGTCCTacgaaaaagagaagaaggagcgcAGGCACCTCAAGGGAACCAACCATATCAGGGGCTTCCTCTCCAAGGCGGGTTACCACACCAAAGACATGCTCACCCACCCCGGCCGAGTGCGGTGGCTCGTCATGGACGGCGAGGAGTTCAAAAAGCTCCTCGAAGACCTCCACTTCCTTACCGAGCGTCTCCACGAGCTCATAAGAGACCACCGTGACAAGCGCATCGACGACATCACCGCAAAGACCTACCGGGAGATGATCCTTACCCGCAACGACATCCAAGACCTCCGCGACATGTTTGACGCCGTCTCCGGCCTTGTtgccacctcctcccgcaaccatgccaccgctgccgccctaaacaacaacgacaaaaCCCTGCAAGACCTTGTCCAACTTAAAAAGCTCTCCCGCACTTCAgacgccatcctctcccagctccacgacgacaaccaacccctcaagctctcctccctctccgacaTCATCACAATCACGGTTCCCGAGTACACCCCCGCCACCCTCGACACCTCCTTCGGCTGGAACGAAGACGAAACCGCCCACCCCGAATACCTCCCCCGGCCCCGCggcatcctcaccaccccccacgGCGACATTCCAGTATGGATAGAGTGGAAATCGATCGGGGCCTTCAAACCCAATTCCCTCCAAGACAAGCAATCCGCCCTTCGCACCGTCGCCCTGGCCGAGAtgcttcacctccccaagcCCGGCTCGCTACCCACCTGCGTCGGGTACTTTGACGACAGGGCTTACAACGACACGGAGCGGTACGCCTGGATATTCAAATTCCCCGAGGGCTCTGATTACGACACCCGGATTGTATCACTTTAttccctcctcggcaacaGGACCTACCGCCCGTCTCTGTCACAGCGGGTGGTCCTGGCAGAAAAACTTTGTTCTACCGTCCTCAACATTCATGCGGTCAACTGGTTGCACAAGGGGATATTCTCGGAAAATGTGCTTTTCTGCCTTGATGACGGGCGGGTGGCGTACGACCCTACCTCGCCCATCCTCTCGGGATTTGAGTTTTCTCGTCCCGACGGGACGGCTACGACGGCGAGGGATACGGATATTGTGTGGGATTTGTATCGGTGGCCGGGGATacagcggcagcggcctACGGAGAGGAATTCGAAAAAGACATATGATCTTTATTCtctggggttggtgttgttggaggtggcgCACTGGGAGAAACTCCATGTTCTTATGgagttggggaaggggaggaaagcCAAGGtggtcgagggcgaggaggaaaaggggtaTCCCAATGTTAGTTTGGAGGAGAGCAAAAACGTGAGGGATTGGCTTTTGGGTGTCAGGAAAGAGGGGGCGCCGTTTGAGATTAACCCTCTGGCggagttggggggtttggtaGGGGAGAGGTAcgcgagggtggtggagaggtgctTGTGGGCTcatggggagagggggtttggtgtgGCGGATGGGCtgttgggtgttgatgggggtttggtgttgcAGGAGGCGTTTaccgagggggtggtggaggagttgagggggatTAGGCtttgaggaagggggtttgggagatgATATGTTGATGATTTGACGCCTTTTGCTGCGTAACTTATGGGTTTGAAGATGATAGAAAGGAGCCTAGGTATGACTGACAGGCTTTTAAATATATGCGAAAGGGGCCTTTGAAGGTAGGCCATAGGCCAAGGGTATATATGTTTTTACCCAAATGAAGAAATCCACCAGAAGGATAATAAataacctcctccatcaggTAGATCAGAAACATACTCCAACACCTACCTATACAAGCACTTCATTCTTAAGTTTACACAAGTCTACATGAAACCCTCAAGACCAACGCCGAGGGCATGCTGAGATGTGAGTTCAGAGCTGCATAACTCTCAATCTGGGTTGAACCCAAAAGTATTTTGGAGCTGGACGCTAGCGAACAGCAAGTGTGCTACCAAGTCGTCATCGAAACTCCTAAGTTGCGCCGTCAGTGTATTCTATTAGAACCAGTTCCTCAGACCTCTAGAGAAGCTACTATCCACGCAAGCCCTCACCAATCTCGGATGCTCCCAACGTTTTCCAAACTCCTGCTCCAAGCTCCAAGTCAGCGAGTGGGTGCTAAGCTTTCACGCGTTTCACCACTCCCAAGCATAACAACCCTTTCCCAACACCAGGTCTCATCTATCCATCACGAACCATCATCTCAAACAAACGTTGCATGTTTCCCTTATCAAACTACCAGCCCCACCCGCCAGCCAGGGGCCGGCTGTCAACACCCGGGGAGAAGCTCCGGCCGAtgaaggaaaggggggagtggggggtCCACGGGATTGATTGACCGAACAAGGGGTGGAATGATCAGGAGGCGATGTAATCATCCCGAAGAAACCGTTAATGAGACTTGTATGCGAGAGACCTCAGATCGACATACCTTGAAGAACACCAAACATATGTGAGCATCTTGTTGGTGAGTCACCTGGAGAATATGCAACTTACAGTACAAAGTTAGCTTCTCGCCATCTTTTAGAATGCACTTCGTTATCAACCTCTTCCTATCCGGCCATACCGACagagcgaggatgaggccgCTTATCTTGGCCAAGGGAGGTAGCTCCAGTTTATTCCCAGATCTCAACTTCATCTTGGTTCGGCTGATGGAACCGAGAAGGAAATTAAACCATTCTCCATATTGACAGCTGCTAGGCATCCACCGGACATCTTGTTCAGTATGAAAACGGACGTCATCAATACAGCTTCGGAGTGGCTTCGCTGCTGAATGGATATGGCGGATATTTCCGTGGGATTTACGGGGGAGATTCGTGCCTGTGAGAGAAAGACGTTGGGAAGAGAGGTCAAACGACTCGGGCAAACATTTGTGCCCGGCGTTTCAGAGCAACAATGTATCCTGTTGCAGAAAGAAACTCCCCGTtgcccaacctctcctcttgCCTGGGAATCAACACCAGGAGGAAACCAAGCTTCGCACTATCACCCCCTGGACATAGGGTAAGCGGCGGAGCAGCCCCAAAGGAACcgggcggcggcagccaTCAAGCAATTGCATGCAGGCGACCGAGATTCACTGACCAATGCCAGCATTCGACCGCCCATTGTCGGTAGATATGAAACTCGAAGAAGCTGCACGACGCCTTTCTGCCTGCCTTGATGAGAGAAAGGGTTGGTCAACGTTTTCTGTAGCAAATGCTTCGTGTTGTTGAGCAACAAAAGCCCCCTGGACCGACGTCTGCGAAGCGAAGCGATGTGGACTGGGCGTCAGCCTGTCATGGCCCTGGCACACTTCATCACGCCCCCGGTCGCCGTCAGGGTCCAGGATCCACAGGGCTTGCGGGAGAAGCTTCAGAGAACGATGGTGGAAGCTTTTGATGAAGTGTCCAAGCGCCCGTCGTGAACGTGCCACATGAATTTCCACCCCCGCCCTTGGGATGCTCAGTTCTcttctcgtcttcttcttggaccAGCTTCACACCACTTTCCTACCATTTGTCAGTGAGCAGTCAGCAGATATACGTCAAAGGTGGAGTCATAGGACCTTCTGCCGGAGTAGCATCCGCCATGAGCGATTCAGATTCCAGACTGTGAAGCAAGCCGTCTGCCATCTTTGCATGCCACACACACGCAAAGAGAGCCCCTTCGGCTCTGCTCGTTAAAGGGACTGGCCAACAGCCAATAGAAGCCAAAGAGGGCCGTTCAGCTGTGCAAATCCTTGCCCTCTGAGCAGCGAATGCATTGGCttggcgagggggtggtgcggTGTGGTGCAggaggtttggaggtggttgCATTTCCCAgacctccacccccggcccGCCAAGCGCTGAGCTGGCGGCTTGGAAGGCCAAAAGCATTCTAGAAGGATTCCAGAATCCTTCCCCAAGCAGCATAGCGTCAGCTTCAGGTGCCACTCCCCTGCTCACAACCGCGAGGGGGGGGTCCCACAGCGTCCCACCCCAAAGCAGGGGCTCCGAAATGGGCTGGCTGCCCATGCATTGACCATCGGCAACTCCACGAGCACAGTGTGTCCCTGGCGGCGTTATTCTTGGAAATCTCCAATTTCAAAAGACCATAACCAATCTCGCCGTTGCTTCCGGCACCGCTTCGATGTTTGTGAGCGAGCCCCCTTATCGAGGGACTTTCCTAGATGACTTGCAACTAtgaccaccctccccacatATGATATAAGGCAAGTCACCTGACCACACACCCAATCAGGCCAAGTTTGATTTTGAGCACTAGGCCCAACAGGGCGTTTGACAGGCACCGCAGCCCATATTTTTGAAGTTCGAGCATGAAGTTCACCACACAAGTCATAGTTTCAAAATTAAAGgcacgacaccaccacataAGTATGTAAAAAGTGGTATGAATCTAAACATCGTTACTACTGGGAAAGCAAATTGCACTTGCATGCGTTTCAATAGCTTGTGGTGCGGGTGAGTCCcaattgattgattgattgattgtTAGTGTGTGCGCGCCCGAGTAATTTGTGTAGACTGATTGGCTATTTAATTGATCGCTGGGTGCAGGCAGGGTGGCCTGTGCTGCCAGTGGTGAGGTGGATGGTCCGAGTTGCAAGTCATCTAAGGAAGTCCCCATCGAgtttttccccctcctcctgttgGTGATCGCGATGAGGTGGCCGTCCCGAATTTCTAGATGCAGATCGTTGTCCTGGGGGACCGTTGCTCGGCTCGTCATGCCCTCTGATCCTTCCGGTTGGGTGCTCGATCAACAAAAAGCGTGTCTGACTGCAGCTCCCAACACTTCGGAGGAAGCCCCTGTTCGGATTCTGCCGTATCGTTGCTCGTGGGCCCTCTCCGTGTGTGTGCGGTGTAATGATCAAGCCCTTTACTGAACGGCCCGCTCTACGGTACCGGTAGATAAAGGTGACAAGATAATAAATGGCAAGTCGGCGCCGGCTGATTCCAGGGGACAAAGGAACCAGAATATCGAGGTTGCACGAAGCTTTTTCTTGTGTTGCCCACCACCGTGGGGCGATCGAAGGTTCTGAggaagcttcttcttctttgccgcTTTTGCTGTGGTTTCGCACTGATCGCCTTAGTATATCTGGTACCAGGGCCAACGTCAGAGGCCAGGGCTCTCAAGGCTGAGCGAGGTGGGATGCCGGGGTAGGGGAGCATCATCATTGACGAGTCCGAGCGCCCACCATGGCACAAATTACAACACCATAGCATTCTAGCTGACACGACCAGGTTGCGGGGAGCCGACGGGTTTGGCTCGAAGGCGGCCAGCTGAGGGAGttgtgagggggtggaagcgGTGGGCAGATGGTACCCTTTGGAGAGCGAGCAGCTTTTCCCGTCCCTGAATCGTCACGGCGCCGCCGTTTTGCCtctgggttgggtgttgggtAGGGTGTTTTTGTCAGTCTAAATGAGGGACATCCATCTCATTTCCAACTGTGGGCTGTATTGGGGCATCTGTTTTCCATCGAGACAGGTTTAATCGTCAATCTCAAAGGCATCGAATAGAATGACGGGAATCATGACTGAAAGGGGCCAGTGCAGGTGATCATTTTGCGTTGAAGCTTCGAGGGCTAGCGTGGTACATGATGTTCTGGTGGCACAGGCTGGGACAGCCGAAGTACCCTGCACGACCGGGACAAAATAAGGCGATTGCTACGCGGGCCTGGCAGCAGCCCACAGCGAACCCACCAGGAGCCCACCCTTGTGCTGTTCACCGTTCGTTTCAACTCGCCCCTGCACACTTCTCCAGCCTGGAAGTCCCCAATCCACGCAAGGATCCTCACCTGGGTGCCGAGCCAcgttattttctttttgccaTTATTTTTTGATCCTgaaccctcaccctctctctctcccgccGTCAGAACCTCTGTCACGGGATCTTGTTGATCTGATCTGTCTTTCCTCCTTCTGTTCcattctctctccctccacaAAAGGAACATCTCCCACATCTCATCTCGTCACATCAGATACGTCTTCAAACAAGATTCTCTGCGATCCCACACCTGTCAAGCCACCTCACGGTACGTAACCAAGCAACCGCCCAACACACGGATCTCATAAACACCAGTgctgaggtggaggggacgtGCTGCCACCAAACCACACGACGCCTCAACCCACCGCCATTGTTTCCTCTCGCCGGTGCTTGTGCttctgctggtgctggtgctggtgctggagagATGGGAGCATTGGTCTCTGGTCGCGCTCGGCTTTTCTCccactttttcttctcttgaaCTCGACATGTTCAAGATGGCGATCCCACCTCGAGCTCCCCCCGTTGTACAAAACACCTCATCTGTTGGATCATTTGGCTTTGCGTTACACTTCTTGTTGCGTTGTGATTTGAAGCTGACAGTTGGTTGGCATACTGCAGGTCCGTTTGACGACGACTCCCTCCCTCCGACGACTTACTTTTTTGTCCTTACCGCGCCATTGACGACTTCTTTGAAGGCTGCGGACAGGCATCCGGTAGCTCTTTGGCATAGCGAGGGGGTGAATTGTGACTGGTCATCGCAAATTCAGGCGAGATTCTGACATCAAGGTGCCAATACCTTGCTCCGTACCTTAGCTGGGTGATTCAGATCGGGACCCACTGGAGCAAGGAGCGATAGACGTGGAATTTCTTTCCAGCCAGACCGCAGTCCGCACCGCAGCTCTTTCCACAACAGAAATTTCCGTCGCGGCCGGCTGtagacctttttttttttttttttttttccccttcacacaacaaaaaacaaGAGCAGACCGGAATCCGAATCCTCCTGCCCGCGccacatcccatcccatcgtCGTGGTGCAGTTACCAGACAGTGGCGCAAGTCGAGCAGTCGAGCAGTCGAGCAGCAGTCGAGCGACGTAATCCCAACCGACCCCAAAGTTTAAGTCACTACCGCGTTGTGGCCAAGGCGCGTTTGCAGTTCCTCTGCTCAGCAACAAAAGCCCACACTTGAACCGTGCACCTGAACCGtgccttcaccaccctcgcaaGCGACATCAAGCGGCCATCACCAGCTGTCGGTGCCGCCATATATCGGGAATAAAGGCATCAAGATTCGTCTTTTTTTGACGTGTCAGCCTCCGTCAGCCTCATCCTGAGGATTCAACTGAGGTAAGAAAAATTCTGCACGAGCCGACCCCGCACGGGTTTTCCTCCAAAAATCCTTGTCCTCGCCGTTCCATCTCATGGTCCGCCGCCTACACCCGAACCTTTGTGCCCATCGTTTGATTCAACGTAACCTCTGGGGCCGCAGAGTAAATAAGAACCTACCCATGTCGTGGCTTGCCTATCGGAAATCGCGCGTTTGTCGCGACCTCGTCTTCTTTGATAGGCAGCCTTGTCACCTGTTTCGAGTCGCCTCACCGCCTCTAGTTCGTCACGAGTTTTGCTGACCGTTAAAGCTAGACTCTTGACCCTTGAACCCACAGGGCAAACATGTCACAATCTCCATCAGCCTCTGGTGCGATGGGAATTGGCAGTGTGCTGAACAATAAaggtgccgccgccgcccaagcTCTCCAACAAGCCGGAGCCATGCCTGTCGACCAGCAAGTCCAGCAACAGCTTCAGCAGCAAGTTCAACAGGTCCAACAGGTCCAACAGCAAGTCCAGCAGCAGGCCCAACAGGTCCAGCAGGCtcaacagcttcaacagGCCCAGCAACCGCTTCAACAGGTTCAGCAGCAGGTTCAACAACAagttcagcagcagcagcaacaccaacaaggtCAGACCATTCCACAGCAGGTTCCCATGAACAGACCAAACTCGCCGCATGGTTCCGAGAATTCGGGATACACatatccctccccaaccgcgATGGGGGGCGCGCCATTGCCGCCCGCGAACATGGCCCCTGCGCCTATGGGCATTCCCATGCAACAAACCATGCAGCAGCCCATGCCACAGTCCATGATTCCTGTCATGCACCCCGGGTTCAAGACCGAACCTACTCCCGCTCCTCAGCAACCGCCCCCAAAGGCGTACCCCTGCCAGACGTGTGGGAAGGGCTTTGCCAGGCGGAGCGATCTTGCGCGCCATGGTGAGTAACAACCCATGTGAGTTGAGACAAGGCTTGCTTACTGACGATGTTTGAACAGAGCGCATTCACAGCGGAATCCGTCCCCACGTTTGCGATTACCCGGGATGTGGGAAACAGTTCATCCAGCGATCTGCCCTGACCGTCCACCAACGTGTGCATACCGGCGAGAAACCCCACCAGTGCGAGCGTTGCGGAAAGCCCTTCAGTGACAGCAGCTCTCTCGCGCGTCATCGTCGAATTCACTCGGGGAAGCGACCATACAAGTGCCCTTATGTTGACTGCCAAAAGACCTTTACGCGCCGTACAACCTTGACCAGGCATCAGAACCACCACACCGGGACAGTGGAAGACTCGCAGCGGGCTCGCAACGAGGCTCTGGCGCAAGGCTCCAACACCGCCTTGGCCGCCGCTGCTATTAGGAACAAGCGCGGGGATAGCGAACAGGCGTCCAACCAGGAGTCGCCCATCACGacaccctctcccgctcAGCGTCCCATGTCCATGTCTCCCAACGAAGAtctcgccaacatcaacaacatgcAGCAGTATCTGACCAACACCTCGCTCCCACCGCACATTCGTGGTGATGTCCACGGAGGAAGTCCCGTTTCTACTGCCTCCTCTGGTTACAATAACGGGATGCGTCCCACCTCGCACCCAAGCGGCGGGTATGCTCCCCCCCCGCCTTTGGAGCCCAGTCTCGATCAGTTTCAGCAAGGGCCCGGTAGCGCGAGTGGCAGCCCTCACATTGGCAGTGTCGGCTGGGCTTCCCCCGGTCCTGTTGGGTCCCCTACCGAGAGCCACGGCCAGGGTGCGTCGGTCTATCCGGACCCCGAACCATCGTATCAGAACACGGCTCAGATGGGCCAGATATACTATGCCAGCGCTGCGACACAGGGTCGTCGGCCCGGGAGCACGGAGCCAGGACAGCGGCCAAGTGAGATGTGGACGGGTCAGTAGGTCGAAGCCCACCACAATCCCACTCGACCGGATACCAGCTCGTCCGAGACCGC
This window encodes:
- a CDS encoding hypothetical protein (COG:S; EggNog:ENOG503PCPX), which gives rise to MPSFDLSKPFYFCWRLFYFPKAFLLFPKAYLAWKASSTATMEAAGGIISLTWDVFDSTIRVFRFLTAMVEMPRDCEKYRLQLVIEYNRVLAWGKAAGLIDVPEGSTLGTVLGAEGIELAAILARIQWLLSEFRDYNARYGNELNPYVYDEDGKQIAKEIRGLERDEEKRASIDETDTTSAADADIVKDVSALAVSYEKEKKERRHLKGTNHIRGFLSKAGYHTKDMLTHPGRVRWLVMDGEEFKKLLEDLHFLTERLHELIRDHRDKRIDDITAKTYREMILTRNDIQDLRDMFDAVSGLVATSSRNHATAAALNNNDKTLQDLVQLKKLSRTSDAILSQLHDDNQPLKLSSLSDIITITVPEYTPATLDTSFGWNEDETAHPEYLPRPRGILTTPHGDIPVWIEWKSIGAFKPNSLQDKQSALRTVALAEMLHLPKPGSLPTCVGYFDDRAYNDTERYAWIFKFPEGSDYDTRIVSLYSLLGNRTYRPSLSQRVVLAEKLCSTVLNIHAVNWLHKGIFSENVLFCLDDGRVAYDPTSPILSGFEFSRPDGTATTARDTDIVWDLYRWPGIQRQRPTERNSKKTYDLYSLGLVLLEVAHWEKLHVLMELGKGRKAKVVEGEEEKGYPNVSLEESKNVRDWLLGVRKEGAPFEINPLAELGGLVGERYARVVERCLWAHGERGFGVADGLLGVDGGLVLQEAFTEGVVEELRGIRL
- a CDS encoding hypothetical protein (COG:S; EggNog:ENOG503NUYE), with translation MSQSPSASGAMGIGSVLNNKGAAAAQALQQAGAMPVDQQVQQQLQQQVQQVQQQVQQQAQQVQQAQQLQQAQQPLQQVQQQVQQQVQQQQQHQQGQTIPQQVPMNRPNSPHGSENSGYTYPSPTAMGGAPLPPANMAPAPMGIPMQQTMQQPMPQSMIPVMHPGFKTEPTPAPQQPPPKAYPCQTCGKGFARRSDLARHERIHSGIRPHVCDYPGCGKQFIQRSALTVHQRVHTGEKPHQCERCGKPFSDSSSLARHRRIHSGKRPYKCPYVDCQKTFTRRTTLTRHQNHHTGTVEDSQRARNEALAQGSNTALAAAAIRNKRGDSEQASNQESPITTPSPAQRPMSMSPNEDLANINNMQQYLTNTSLPPHIRGDVHGGSPVSTASSGYNNGMRPTSHPSGGYAPPPPLEPSLDQFQQGPGSASGSPHIGSVGWASPGPVGSPTESHGQGASVYPDPEPSYQNTAQMGQIYYASAATQGRRPGSTEPGQRPSEMWTGQ
- a CDS encoding hypothetical protein (EggNog:ENOG503PEUZ); this translates as MTDVVSAPQEEDEPRPPLPKKVSSLRTRPAARRVPTANRVTIAIPKPSPTSDVTSARSASGAGIQSPELNVTSTPWSKKLILTLDGGGIKGYSSLIVLQALMQEIARVEQDLDPRASSSAQTERIPRDQIPEDVFREDQYLPCHYFDYIAGTSVGGLIAIMLGMLGKSVDECISEFHRQNKNIPLTTDLAGGATIDFPLLYRRSTWPTKRTRAFFDTFAKFSVSSTTRNKTAVAATLPTPVSSRSSTPSNESTGFRKDAFQCQTLAWCTEVERHQPRRPYAFCTYKEEEEDDAGSLVSIPEVAKAITAPSSYSFKPFKLGSGSFVDGSKQIRDPTLEVLKEISSLLDDGEPSIDLLLSLGTDEHQAWFYEKLRAFTSSASTPLSANSTASRESLLDQERGKKYKTYYRFEAPDVKLGMRKKYYLSEIEEVTREWLSSKEQKEQIARYARWLVQRRRERARTTRWEGFALGVRYVCHHGDCKMPERVWESRGDYYDHLERRHGVGRLRAEEREGELDKGRRFGVGDGL